The following are from one region of the Stigmatella ashevillena genome:
- a CDS encoding recombinase family protein, producing the protein MRKSKLQPADTKRCAIYTRKSTAAGLEMEFNSLDAQREACLAYVQRQPGWGLVDERYDDGGFTGANMERPAFQRLLQDVDAGRVDVVVVYKVDRLSRSLLDFAKVMERLNAAGASFVSVTQNFSTADAMGRLTLNMLMSFAEFEREMIAERTRDKVAAARRKGKWTGGRAPLGYDVKDKRLVVNEYEAVVVREAFALYLQHQNASAVARLLNEKGRRTKRYEAQSGATREARAWTTQDVLRLLSSPLYAGFVAYGNETHPGEHPALVDRSTFHQVKDMLEGRSPGLQYHGRNPDYVLRGLLRCDLCGEAMTPGSTRKGAREYRYYRCTTRDRRGKEACRAAPISAPALEDFVVARLRDVSVGEGFAAQVHARLAARLEEKHKALRAEHAQLPKDMARRAVESEKWVDSLSKLEGPARRLVEEKLTAAEEEAADMRKRLAEVERALDAMEGERLEAAWVAQALADFDAVWNALTATNRGRLLRALVGRVVVNEVTGRVDVHLVHSGEAAATRREEAVA; encoded by the coding sequence ATGAGGAAGAGCAAGTTGCAGCCCGCGGATACGAAGCGCTGCGCCATCTACACACGCAAGTCCACTGCGGCGGGCTTGGAGATGGAGTTCAACTCCCTGGACGCCCAGCGCGAGGCCTGCCTCGCCTACGTGCAGCGCCAGCCCGGCTGGGGGCTGGTGGACGAGAGGTATGACGACGGTGGCTTCACCGGCGCAAACATGGAGAGGCCCGCGTTCCAGCGCCTGCTGCAGGACGTTGATGCCGGGCGGGTGGACGTGGTGGTGGTGTACAAGGTCGACCGTCTCTCCCGCAGTCTCCTTGACTTCGCGAAGGTCATGGAGCGCCTCAACGCGGCGGGCGCCTCCTTTGTCTCGGTGACGCAGAACTTCAGCACGGCGGACGCCATGGGACGTCTCACCCTCAACATGCTGATGTCCTTCGCCGAATTCGAGCGGGAGATGATTGCGGAGAGGACGCGGGACAAGGTGGCCGCCGCGCGCCGCAAGGGGAAGTGGACGGGAGGGCGTGCGCCGCTGGGCTACGACGTGAAGGACAAGCGCCTCGTGGTGAATGAGTACGAGGCGGTGGTGGTGAGGGAGGCCTTCGCGTTGTACCTCCAGCACCAGAACGCCTCAGCGGTGGCGCGCCTCCTCAACGAGAAGGGGCGGAGGACGAAGCGGTACGAGGCCCAGAGTGGTGCCACGCGCGAGGCTCGGGCCTGGACGACGCAGGACGTGCTACGCCTCTTGAGCAGCCCCTTGTACGCGGGCTTCGTTGCCTACGGGAACGAGACGCACCCGGGAGAGCACCCGGCCCTTGTGGACCGGAGCACCTTCCACCAGGTGAAGGACATGCTGGAGGGCCGCAGCCCCGGCCTCCAGTACCACGGGCGCAACCCCGACTACGTGCTGAGGGGCCTGTTGCGCTGCGACCTGTGCGGAGAGGCAATGACGCCGGGTTCCACGCGCAAGGGCGCACGGGAGTATCGTTACTACCGCTGCACCACGCGGGACAGGAGGGGGAAGGAAGCATGCCGGGCAGCTCCCATATCGGCCCCTGCCCTGGAGGACTTCGTCGTCGCCCGGCTGAGGGATGTCTCGGTGGGTGAAGGCTTCGCCGCGCAGGTGCACGCCCGCCTCGCGGCGCGGTTGGAGGAGAAGCACAAGGCCCTGCGCGCCGAGCACGCGCAGCTTCCGAAGGACATGGCCAGGCGAGCCGTGGAGTCCGAGAAGTGGGTGGACTCCCTCTCCAAACTGGAGGGCCCTGCCCGGCGCCTTGTGGAGGAGAAGCTGACGGCCGCGGAGGAGGAGGCTGCCGACATGAGGAAGCGGCTGGCGGAGGTGGAGCGCGCCCTGGACGCCATGGAAGGGGAGAGGCTGGAGGCGGCGTGGGTGGCCCAGGCGCTGGCGGACTTCGACGCGGTGTGGAACGCCCTCACAGCCACCAATCGGGGGCGCCTGCTGCGGGCCCTTGTCGGCCGGGTGGTGGTGAACGAGGTGACCGGCCGCGTCGACGTGCACCTTGTCCATTCCGGTGAGGCCGCGGCGACCAGGCGCGAGGAGGCTGTCGCGTGA
- a CDS encoding Druantia anti-phage system protein DruA, producing MTNAPDTSWTTLEPALPSKVSRDAFVEHTRALAKVRRDERADEVLDKVRAEFVAEVKASRRADRQALLAAGLVVCDLATQGWLIRVRGERVEIRPPEPVADRAAEKARIRRQELVKRNAQLRQSSVQRFLDSMERQRLHNGAYVSIYSLMRDGRELAEGLREARTHLNNGWADVLSNLVEPYLQFVTEEAATCAYTGLRLMDVWRYFRHTWTNQHTSVPGRTMLFLVRDRAAANHPVMGIGALSSPIMQIRERDSWIGWHPDTFLERVRREPTRNLAKWLVDTLDAAIDEIYVADLLEDKVLSTRDLTAPSDDALDRLFNEGAEQRRLHHRYARTRDLKRRRADLSGDEYWVAQARTHLFRSKRALALATFLRARAVLNEAFQGKPTAAKLAALAATGYGSDAIRRVLKKAKADRVGIAVADISVCGAVQPYNALLGGKLTAMLAASPEVVHQYRRRYAGAESEIASSVAGRPIVRASKLVLLGTTSLYGVGSSQYNRIKIPANRLGGADKDVIRYEELGRSEAFGTSHYSEETVDALVDLVQQSDAQRVNSIFGEGASPKLRKVRQALELLSLPAGMLLNHHRPRIVYAVSLIRNLADYLIGLARQPDYIIPADAAASTAAIGAWWRERWLRHRITSDQALEEVARHTRVHPVTHGARVPHQRASTQQPMFTEHS from the coding sequence ATGACCAACGCGCCCGACACGTCCTGGACCACGCTAGAGCCGGCGCTCCCGAGCAAGGTGTCGCGAGATGCATTCGTGGAGCACACGCGCGCACTCGCGAAGGTGCGTAGGGATGAGCGCGCCGACGAGGTCCTCGATAAGGTCCGTGCCGAGTTCGTCGCGGAGGTCAAGGCGTCGCGCCGCGCTGACCGGCAGGCGCTGCTCGCCGCCGGGCTCGTGGTGTGCGACCTCGCGACGCAAGGGTGGCTCATTCGAGTGCGCGGCGAACGCGTCGAGATCAGGCCCCCGGAGCCTGTCGCTGACAGGGCCGCCGAGAAGGCGCGCATCCGTCGACAGGAGTTGGTCAAACGCAACGCGCAGCTCCGACAATCGTCGGTCCAGCGCTTCTTGGACTCGATGGAGCGACAACGGCTCCACAACGGGGCGTACGTTTCGATCTACTCGCTCATGCGGGACGGACGCGAACTCGCGGAGGGACTTCGGGAGGCGCGCACGCACCTCAACAACGGGTGGGCCGACGTGCTCTCCAACCTGGTCGAGCCATACCTTCAGTTCGTCACCGAGGAGGCCGCCACGTGCGCGTACACCGGGCTGCGCCTCATGGACGTCTGGCGTTATTTCCGCCACACGTGGACGAACCAGCACACGAGCGTGCCCGGACGGACGATGCTGTTCCTCGTCCGCGACCGCGCTGCCGCTAACCATCCGGTGATGGGGATTGGCGCGCTGAGCAGCCCCATCATGCAGATCCGTGAGCGGGACTCGTGGATCGGGTGGCACCCCGACACCTTCCTTGAGCGCGTACGCCGAGAGCCGACGCGAAACCTCGCGAAATGGCTCGTGGACACCCTCGACGCGGCCATCGACGAGATCTACGTCGCGGATCTACTCGAGGACAAAGTCCTCTCGACGCGTGACCTCACCGCCCCGTCCGACGACGCGCTCGACCGGCTCTTCAATGAGGGAGCGGAGCAGCGTCGGCTGCACCATCGCTACGCGCGCACACGGGACCTCAAGCGACGCCGCGCCGACCTCTCGGGGGACGAGTACTGGGTCGCGCAGGCTCGAACGCACCTGTTCCGCAGCAAGCGCGCGCTCGCGCTCGCGACGTTCCTGCGTGCGCGCGCGGTCCTGAACGAGGCGTTCCAAGGCAAGCCGACGGCGGCGAAACTCGCTGCGCTGGCCGCGACGGGCTACGGCAGCGACGCGATCCGCAGGGTGCTCAAGAAGGCGAAGGCCGATCGCGTCGGCATCGCGGTCGCGGACATCTCCGTGTGCGGTGCCGTGCAGCCCTACAACGCGCTGCTCGGCGGCAAGCTCACTGCGATGTTGGCGGCGAGCCCGGAGGTCGTGCACCAGTACCGTCGTCGCTACGCGGGCGCGGAGAGCGAGATCGCGTCCTCCGTCGCGGGGCGGCCCATTGTCCGCGCGTCGAAGCTAGTGCTCCTCGGCACGACGTCGCTCTACGGCGTCGGGTCGAGCCAGTACAACCGCATCAAGATCCCCGCCAACCGCCTCGGCGGCGCCGACAAAGACGTCATCCGCTACGAGGAGTTGGGGCGCTCCGAGGCATTCGGCACGTCACACTACTCAGAGGAGACCGTCGACGCGCTCGTCGATCTCGTGCAGCAGTCCGACGCGCAGCGGGTGAACAGCATCTTCGGGGAGGGCGCCAGCCCCAAACTGCGCAAGGTGAGGCAGGCACTCGAGTTGCTGAGCCTGCCCGCTGGCATGCTCCTGAATCACCACCGCCCGCGCATCGTCTACGCGGTGAGCTTGATCAGGAACCTCGCTGACTACCTAATCGGCCTCGCTAGGCAGCCGGACTACATCATCCCCGCAGACGCGGCTGCCTCTACTGCTGCGATTGGTGCGTGGTGGCGGGAGCGGTGGCTCAGGCACCGGATTACCTCCGACCAAGCGCTTGAGGAGGTCGCGCGGCACACGCGGGTGCATCCGGTCACCCACGGCGCGCGCGTGCCGCACCAACGCGCGTCGACCCAGCAGCCTATGTTCACCGAACACTCATGA
- a CDS encoding DUF2381 family protein, with amino-acid sequence MFQPLRLSLVLVLLWGTAARAESAPGGRVERTRAVTVTGNPAEPLPEVRVAGDTPTLLLFSAPIQKKTLTFDESRIRVLDSGEFTIVVQGVADLQEGERHEIGVFFADGRAPTRAAFVLVTNPSEVDIRIDVRRPELPVAPCQNEAQLRAPLPEDFVLLGYVGEEGVSATPIKDVDAPSQGLSAVVGYSYRGHGWGLVAVLINNHSSQPPWTPRQATFTGTLGLSLQTRLVVEGKGAIEPGLTKRVLAVVDTPILSAGAVFMLELRGEDGRSLKIPNVRFPKAVMEEIQ; translated from the coding sequence TTGTTCCAACCGCTTAGATTGTCCCTGGTGCTCGTGCTCCTCTGGGGGACTGCGGCACGAGCCGAGTCGGCGCCTGGGGGGCGCGTAGAGCGCACACGAGCCGTCACCGTCACGGGTAACCCCGCTGAGCCGCTGCCCGAAGTACGTGTCGCGGGGGATACCCCAACGCTGCTTCTGTTCTCCGCGCCGATCCAGAAGAAGACCCTCACCTTCGACGAGTCGCGGATCCGCGTGCTGGATTCTGGGGAGTTCACGATCGTCGTTCAAGGCGTGGCGGACCTTCAGGAAGGTGAACGCCACGAGATTGGGGTTTTCTTCGCTGATGGAAGGGCGCCGACGCGGGCTGCCTTCGTACTCGTCACCAACCCCTCTGAAGTGGACATCCGGATCGACGTGAGGCGCCCCGAACTGCCCGTCGCGCCTTGCCAGAACGAAGCCCAGCTGCGGGCGCCACTGCCGGAGGATTTCGTGTTGCTCGGCTATGTGGGCGAGGAAGGTGTTTCGGCGACACCCATCAAAGATGTTGATGCTCCATCTCAGGGTCTTTCGGCAGTGGTGGGGTATTCTTATCGCGGCCATGGGTGGGGACTGGTAGCTGTGCTGATCAATAATCACTCCTCTCAGCCTCCATGGACACCGCGACAAGCAACGTTTACGGGAACGCTAGGATTGTCGTTGCAGACGCGGCTGGTGGTGGAAGGCAAGGGCGCGATTGAACCGGGGCTCACTAAGAGGGTGCTCGCTGTAGTGGATACACCGATATTGAGCGCAGGTGCGGTATTCATGTTGGAATTACGTGGAGAGGATGGTCGTAGCCTCAAGATCCCGAACGTACGTTTTCCGAAAGCAGTAATGGAGGAGATTCAATGA
- a CDS encoding DUF2924 domain-containing protein: MAKKGTARAARQQLADVPQQLAALASMSVPELAEKYLEVYGEPTRSRNKGYLQKRLAFRIQELAEGGLTARAVARIAELGDTLPERWRMRQVEERKPATPPPAPADGRDTRLPPLGTVLTRVYKGKQHQVTVREGGFEYEGQLHRSLSSIAKQVTGTAWNGFSFFGLKSGSSKEVTP, from the coding sequence ATGGCGAAGAAAGGGACGGCACGTGCCGCGCGCCAGCAGTTGGCGGACGTGCCGCAGCAACTGGCTGCGCTGGCCAGCATGTCGGTGCCGGAGTTGGCGGAGAAGTACCTGGAGGTGTACGGCGAGCCCACGCGCAGCCGGAACAAGGGCTACCTGCAGAAGCGCCTGGCCTTCCGGATTCAGGAACTGGCCGAAGGGGGCCTCACGGCGCGTGCCGTGGCACGCATTGCGGAGCTGGGCGATACGCTGCCTGAGCGCTGGCGGATGCGGCAGGTGGAGGAGAGGAAGCCCGCTACGCCTCCTCCTGCCCCAGCCGACGGGCGCGACACGCGCCTGCCGCCCCTTGGGACGGTGCTGACACGCGTGTACAAGGGCAAGCAGCACCAGGTGACAGTGCGTGAGGGCGGCTTTGAGTACGAGGGCCAGTTGCACCGTAGCCTCTCCAGCATTGCCAAGCAGGTGACGGGGACAGCCTGGAATGGCTTTAGTTTCTTCGGCCTCAAGTCCGGCAGCTCCAAGGAGGTGACGCCATGA
- a CDS encoding serine/threonine protein kinase, whose translation MTATLSRLPSGTVVDGWHVSRELGNGGFAVVYLVEKNGKPYALKVARHREASGDDKQTHARMVREATTLLMLNHPNIIRHRGYGYAETGNMYVALEYVDGWTLAEWKERKHPTIHEILRVFVKLASALSYMHERGVLHRDLKLVNVLIRKSDGEPIIIDFGCATYSMAEDLTEEGLPPGTERFRAPEQFKFLREHKNEHRARYAFKVADEIFALGVMLYELLTDPRPAENRPRIAPNNPLMPPPPVRRVNPRIPLALSELVERILSRDPSQRPVDTEALRRELEEHLERSGAEYMVPAHAPSEQWSSESSGVGGPPGVPSNGPTLPKRASRVLAAGAALVMALTAAVTFWRVSGDVPSPIPDHSAPPMTSPLDMSLPSPAPIVLPPATDVGQKEGSTVKMTTPEVPIQERRTRVRNKVSAAECAGLSLVAALAAGCPSSQIRPESFTCPAGAALAMEDHLHWETGDRFTLVIDDRHNKEGRVWFTPGSDVVGVVPKDNLYGKQREVAPTGTRFYGKVYYLSDKMGRADGPALVVRYDRVKLPGQDEHPICFVVEGRSYGFKDGRVEASNYLSGRVVDRWP comes from the coding sequence ATGACAGCGACTCTATCCAGACTGCCGTCTGGCACTGTTGTTGACGGCTGGCACGTCTCAAGAGAACTCGGCAACGGTGGGTTTGCCGTCGTCTATCTGGTGGAGAAGAACGGCAAGCCGTATGCGCTCAAGGTGGCGCGCCATCGCGAAGCCAGCGGGGATGACAAGCAGACACATGCCCGGATGGTGCGTGAGGCGACAACACTCCTCATGCTAAACCATCCCAACATCATCCGGCACAGGGGGTATGGATACGCTGAAACGGGCAACATGTATGTCGCATTGGAATACGTGGACGGCTGGACGCTGGCAGAGTGGAAGGAGCGCAAGCACCCCACGATCCACGAGATCTTGCGAGTCTTCGTCAAGCTCGCGTCCGCGCTGTCGTACATGCATGAGCGGGGCGTGCTTCATCGGGATTTGAAGCTGGTCAACGTCCTGATCCGCAAGAGCGATGGGGAGCCCATCATCATCGACTTCGGCTGCGCGACCTACTCGATGGCCGAAGACTTGACGGAAGAAGGTTTGCCACCGGGGACCGAGCGCTTCCGAGCACCCGAGCAGTTCAAGTTCCTGCGGGAACACAAGAACGAGCACCGGGCACGATATGCCTTCAAGGTGGCCGACGAGATCTTCGCGCTGGGAGTCATGCTTTATGAACTGCTGACGGACCCACGACCTGCGGAAAACAGACCGCGCATCGCCCCGAACAACCCCTTGATGCCACCTCCTCCGGTACGGAGGGTGAATCCCCGGATACCCTTGGCGCTCAGCGAACTGGTCGAGAGGATTCTTTCCCGGGACCCCTCCCAGCGCCCCGTAGACACGGAGGCCCTCCGTCGTGAACTGGAAGAGCACCTGGAGCGCTCGGGGGCCGAGTACATGGTGCCCGCCCATGCCCCCTCGGAACAGTGGTCGTCCGAGTCTTCAGGGGTTGGGGGGCCTCCTGGGGTGCCTTCCAACGGCCCTACGCTGCCCAAGAGGGCCTCAAGGGTGCTCGCCGCAGGTGCCGCACTGGTGATGGCCCTGACCGCGGCTGTGACCTTCTGGCGCGTCTCTGGAGACGTTCCCTCCCCGATTCCGGACCATTCTGCCCCGCCGATGACCTCCCCCCTTGATATGTCCCTCCCGAGCCCCGCGCCGATCGTCCTTCCCCCGGCGACGGACGTTGGCCAGAAGGAAGGTTCCACCGTGAAAATGACGACACCTGAAGTCCCGATCCAAGAGCGCCGCACGCGCGTGCGCAACAAGGTCAGTGCTGCCGAATGTGCGGGGCTGTCCCTCGTTGCGGCACTGGCAGCGGGCTGCCCCAGTTCTCAGATCCGGCCCGAGTCCTTCACCTGTCCGGCCGGCGCCGCACTGGCCATGGAGGACCATCTTCATTGGGAGACGGGAGACCGTTTCACGCTCGTAATCGATGACCGTCACAACAAAGAGGGTAGAGTCTGGTTCACCCCCGGCTCAGATGTGGTGGGGGTTGTTCCCAAGGACAACCTTTATGGAAAGCAGCGCGAGGTTGCCCCTACCGGGACCCGGTTCTACGGGAAGGTTTACTACCTTTCTGACAAGATGGGCCGCGCGGACGGGCCTGCGCTTGTCGTGAGGTACGACCGCGTGAAGCTTCCTGGGCAGGATGAGCACCCCATCTGCTTTGTCGTAGAGGGGCGCTCCTACGGCTTCAAGGATGGTCGCGTGGAGGCAAGCAACTACCTCTCGGGCCGAGTCGTGGACCGCTGGCCCTGA
- a CDS encoding ATP-binding protein — MTKAAHETRREDCSIIALDKFIQATRDSGYKGTASAISELVDNSIQAGATRIALSVEAKASDDEEKAIEISVLDNGCGMDPTTLRQALRFGGSTRFGDRRGLGRYGMGLPNASLSQARRVTVCTWQPGATNGKSRAPRGRLVSPCVHSSYLDVDEIVRGEMVEVPAPEIVKAPSSSCTGNSGTLVCWSQCDRLDNRRVSTIVRKLEVELGRRFRHFIWKGLHITVNGDTLEAFDPLYLNPEAEISGAQLFGEEMRFEVRADPVDSRKTGWVRVRFTELPVHAWHKLSNEEKRRIGLSKGAGVSIVRGGREVDYGWFFMGSKHRENYDDWWRCEIQFDPILDEAFGITHTKQQARPQAHLMEALTPDLEATARALSGRARKAHMAVKASERFSEAERIANERDHLLRPLPRSADPTAKALMRELAASHPELRERADEKDRYSIIEHAVKDTSFFTLAHDGDRLVLVLNPDHPFYREIYKPLSEGEAPLDPQLRAKLELLLLAAARSEAAMRGKVPALAKHRLDWSNTLAAFLNDK, encoded by the coding sequence ATGACGAAGGCAGCACACGAAACGAGACGCGAGGACTGCTCGATCATCGCGCTGGATAAGTTCATCCAAGCGACGCGGGACTCGGGCTACAAGGGCACCGCCAGCGCCATCTCGGAACTCGTCGACAACTCGATCCAGGCGGGCGCGACGCGCATCGCGCTCTCCGTCGAGGCCAAAGCCAGCGACGACGAGGAGAAGGCGATCGAGATCTCCGTGCTCGACAACGGCTGCGGGATGGACCCAACGACGTTGCGCCAAGCGCTCCGCTTCGGTGGCAGCACCCGCTTCGGTGATCGTCGAGGGCTCGGCCGGTACGGCATGGGGCTCCCGAACGCGTCGCTGAGCCAGGCGCGTCGGGTCACCGTCTGCACGTGGCAGCCCGGCGCGACGAACGGCAAAAGCAGAGCGCCGCGCGGACGCCTTGTGTCACCGTGCGTGCACTCGTCCTACCTGGACGTCGACGAGATCGTGCGCGGAGAGATGGTGGAGGTCCCTGCGCCCGAAATCGTGAAGGCGCCGTCGTCCTCGTGCACCGGGAACTCCGGCACCCTCGTTTGCTGGTCGCAGTGTGACAGGCTCGACAACCGGCGCGTTTCAACGATCGTGCGAAAGCTCGAGGTGGAACTCGGGCGGCGGTTTCGGCACTTCATCTGGAAGGGCCTCCACATCACGGTCAACGGGGACACGCTGGAGGCGTTCGACCCGCTCTACCTCAACCCGGAGGCCGAGATTTCGGGCGCACAACTCTTCGGCGAGGAGATGCGCTTCGAGGTCCGCGCCGACCCGGTCGACTCACGGAAGACGGGGTGGGTGCGGGTCCGGTTCACGGAACTGCCCGTCCACGCGTGGCACAAACTCTCCAACGAGGAGAAGCGTCGCATCGGACTGTCTAAAGGCGCTGGCGTCTCCATCGTGCGCGGCGGTCGCGAGGTGGACTACGGCTGGTTCTTCATGGGGAGCAAGCATCGCGAGAACTACGACGACTGGTGGCGCTGCGAGATCCAGTTCGATCCCATCCTTGATGAGGCGTTCGGCATCACCCACACCAAGCAGCAGGCTCGGCCGCAGGCGCACCTCATGGAGGCGCTCACGCCGGACTTGGAGGCGACCGCGCGCGCGCTCAGCGGCCGCGCGCGCAAGGCGCACATGGCAGTGAAGGCGAGCGAGCGATTCTCCGAGGCGGAGCGCATCGCCAACGAGCGTGACCACCTCCTTCGTCCGTTGCCTCGCAGCGCCGATCCTACGGCCAAGGCCTTGATGCGGGAGTTGGCAGCGAGCCACCCGGAACTGCGCGAGCGCGCCGATGAGAAGGACCGGTACAGCATTATCGAGCATGCCGTGAAGGACACGTCGTTCTTCACCCTCGCGCACGATGGGGACCGGCTCGTCCTCGTGCTCAACCCTGACCACCCCTTTTATCGAGAGATCTACAAACCCCTGTCCGAGGGGGAGGCTCCGCTAGATCCACAGCTCCGCGCGAAGCTTGAACTGCTCCTCCTCGCGGCGGCGCGCAGTGAGGCGGCCATGCGCGGAAAGGTCCCCGCGCTCGCGAAACATCGGCTCGATTGGAGTAATACCTTGGCCGCGTTCCTGAACGACAAATGA
- a CDS encoding protein kinase: MGDAVWRVVTYTEADVERYTASLPEGLRMTRRKLLHPEWEKRYQTAGEWVVALRRWLGELTLSPADAVEELEGVMNEASARWAREGVERPLSARLVDEITTAK; encoded by the coding sequence GTGGGGGATGCGGTCTGGCGCGTGGTGACCTACACGGAAGCGGACGTCGAGCGGTACACGGCCAGTCTCCCGGAGGGACTGCGCATGACGCGGCGCAAGCTCCTCCATCCCGAGTGGGAGAAGCGCTATCAGACGGCAGGGGAATGGGTGGTTGCTCTGCGCCGCTGGCTCGGAGAGCTGACCTTGAGCCCCGCCGATGCGGTCGAGGAACTGGAAGGCGTCATGAATGAGGCTTCGGCGCGCTGGGCCAGGGAGGGAGTGGAACGCCCTCTGTCCGCAAGGCTCGTGGATGAAATCACGACGGCCAAGTAG
- a CDS encoding sigma-70 family RNA polymerase sigma factor, producing MRRDWEALSGFEQPDALVSFLTAREGESHVKDGLLAGLVVLVQMGAAVRFFVALLWLGLWPGLDGVYRRCLRRMEREPAEVVSSIAASFMGLVVRVNLSSVQRVAATLVRGTERDALKAWCKEREEQRQRARLASLSEADGWEPVVQWPVPFVSRARSFNSEVEELRAWLLPLVGEDTDLVVSVLLREEDYVDAGASLGLAPAAVRKRVQRALERLRKMTKKLPEKDFLSQTGGKGCF from the coding sequence GTGCGGCGCGACTGGGAGGCGCTCTCCGGCTTCGAGCAACCGGACGCCCTTGTTTCATTTCTCACCGCTCGCGAAGGTGAGTCTCACGTCAAGGATGGGTTACTCGCGGGGCTCGTTGTCCTGGTGCAGATGGGAGCCGCGGTCCGTTTCTTCGTGGCGTTGTTGTGGTTGGGGCTGTGGCCAGGGTTGGACGGCGTGTATCGCCGATGTCTCAGGCGAATGGAGCGCGAGCCCGCTGAGGTGGTGTCTTCGATTGCCGCGTCCTTCATGGGCCTCGTGGTGCGCGTCAACTTATCCAGCGTCCAGCGCGTGGCCGCGACGCTCGTGCGTGGTACGGAGCGCGATGCCCTCAAGGCTTGGTGCAAGGAACGGGAAGAACAGCGTCAGCGCGCGCGTCTCGCGTCGCTGTCGGAGGCGGATGGCTGGGAGCCTGTGGTGCAGTGGCCTGTTCCATTCGTATCTCGTGCCCGCTCCTTCAACTCCGAGGTGGAGGAACTGCGCGCATGGCTCCTTCCGCTGGTGGGCGAGGACACCGACTTGGTGGTGTCCGTCCTCCTTCGCGAGGAAGACTACGTCGATGCCGGAGCAAGTCTCGGGCTTGCGCCTGCAGCGGTACGCAAGCGCGTCCAGCGGGCCCTGGAACGCCTGCGGAAAATGACGAAAAAACTCCCCGAAAAAGATTTCCTGTCCCAAACCGGCGGGAAGGGGTGCTTTTAG
- a CDS encoding serine/threonine protein kinase, producing the protein MSATGFGVPKGAILFEEKGFQYEFREDLGEIHQGVHLLLAWRREGGQPRDKVLIKAIGPSSVTHTPISRIKRARTRLEEQVRLSKFLAHPGILEVHGMKKVEGTLYVLNEYPSGNSLSSLLTLVGECRRWYSPRFTMYVGARVADVLLFAHTAKGERWCPLNVVHRAIDADHVFLDWNGIVRVSDFGLALSTLPGRVASTARRLQGDGFYSSPEMLLGKRVDARSDLFSLGVLMLEMSTGNNLLYAPDEVTEEVKAYLKPSQLRRVTRAIQRAQLSRCSPLVEDAIWRAATYTQADVDRLTANLYEGLRITLRKLLHPVPGERYQTAGALAADLERWLGELTFSPEDVVAELKRVMDEAGRMMAGTELQSPLGENTTA; encoded by the coding sequence ATGTCAGCAACCGGTTTTGGAGTTCCCAAAGGGGCGATTCTCTTCGAGGAGAAAGGTTTTCAGTACGAGTTCCGCGAAGACTTGGGGGAGATTCACCAGGGGGTTCACCTCCTTTTGGCGTGGCGACGTGAAGGTGGGCAGCCCCGAGACAAGGTGCTGATCAAGGCGATTGGCCCTTCGAGTGTCACCCATACGCCGATATCGAGAATCAAGCGGGCACGGACGAGGCTGGAAGAGCAGGTGCGCCTCTCAAAGTTTCTTGCCCACCCGGGGATTCTTGAAGTCCATGGGATGAAGAAGGTCGAGGGGACTTTGTACGTGCTCAACGAGTATCCGAGCGGGAACAGCTTGAGTTCTCTGCTGACGCTCGTAGGAGAGTGCAGACGTTGGTATTCGCCCCGTTTCACGATGTACGTCGGTGCCCGAGTCGCAGACGTATTGTTGTTCGCGCACACTGCAAAAGGCGAGCGATGGTGCCCCTTGAACGTTGTTCACCGGGCCATCGATGCGGATCACGTCTTCCTGGACTGGAACGGCATTGTTCGAGTCTCTGACTTCGGTCTCGCGCTTTCTACCTTGCCGGGGCGCGTAGCTTCCACTGCTCGCCGCCTGCAGGGGGATGGCTTCTACTCCTCGCCGGAAATGCTTCTGGGCAAGCGTGTCGACGCGCGCTCGGATCTCTTCTCCCTGGGCGTGCTCATGCTCGAAATGTCCACGGGCAATAATCTTCTCTATGCCCCGGATGAGGTGACCGAGGAGGTGAAGGCGTACCTCAAACCCTCACAGCTTCGCCGAGTCACGCGCGCCATCCAACGGGCGCAGCTTTCGAGGTGTAGCCCTCTTGTGGAGGATGCGATCTGGCGCGCGGCGACCTACACGCAAGCGGATGTGGATCGGTTGACGGCAAACCTCTATGAGGGCCTTCGCATTACACTCCGCAAGCTTCTTCATCCCGTGCCCGGAGAGCGCTACCAGACGGCGGGGGCGCTGGCGGCGGATTTGGAACGCTGGCTCGGAGAGCTGACTTTCAGCCCTGAAGATGTGGTCGCGGAGTTGAAGCGTGTCATGGATGAGGCTGGAAGGATGATGGCCGGGACGGAGCTACAGTCTCCCCTCGGCGAGAACACCACGGCGTAG